A window of Leucoraja erinacea ecotype New England unplaced genomic scaffold, Leri_hhj_1 Leri_805S, whole genome shotgun sequence genomic DNA:
tccaccttgaacctatgaaagtttagtttagtttagagatacagcgcggaaacaggccattcggcccaccgagtccgtgccgaccagcgatccccgcacactaactccttcttcatttgctatatttaagagggagttagatgtgggccttgtggctaaagggatcagggggtatggagagaaggcaggtacgggatactgagttggatgatcagccatgatcatattgaatggcggtgcaggctcgaagggccgaatggtctctactcctgcacctattgtctatgtttctatgtttctatgaatggcggtgcaggctcgaagggctgaatggcctctactcctgcacctattgtctatgtttctatgtttctatgaatggcggtgcaggctcaaagggccgaatggcctctactcctgcacctattgtctatgtttctaacactatcctacacacactggggacaatctgcGATTTTtttacccaaagccaattaacctacaaacccgcacgcacgtctttggagcgtgggaggaaaccgaagatctcggagaaaggttacggggagagaacgtgcaaactccgtacagacagcacccgtggtcaggatggaacccgggtctccggcgctgtgaggcagcagctctacccgctgctccaccgtgactgttttaatgttctaaCTCCGAACATTTGAACAGTTAACGGAGTATTTAATGTACGTCGAAACAGCCTACGCGAATCACTTTGATTAGTGCTTCAAACGCTAATGACGCTGTCAGCAGCTATTATTAAAATTCCCATGgcgtctttctgcagttgtacagggccctagtgagaccacacctggagtattgtgtgcagttttggtcccctaatttgaggaaggacattcttgctattgagggagcccagcgtaggttcaccaggttaattcccgggatggcgggactgtcatatgctgagagaatgtggagcggctgtgggcttgtacactctggagtttagaaggatgagagggcatctcattgaaacatatatgagattgttaagggcttggacacgctagaggcaggaaacatgttcccgatgttgggggagtccagaaccaggggccacacacacacacacacacacacacacacacacacacacacacacacacacacacacacacacacacacacacacacacacacacacccacacacacacacacacacacacacacacacacacacacacacacacgcacacacacacacacacacacacacacacacacacacatacacgcacacacacacacacacacacacacacacacacacacacacacacacacacagtttaagaataaggggtcggccatttagaacggagacgaggaaacacttttcctcacagagagagttgtgagtctgtggaattctctgcctcggagggcggtggaggccggttctctggatgctttcaagagggctcttaaagatagcggagtcaggggatatggggagaaggcaggaacggggtactgattggggatgatcagccatgatcacattgaatggcggtgctggctcgaagggccgaatggcctctactcctgcacctatttgtctattgaGGTACACAGCAGTTTGATCAGGCAGGATCCACAGGCTTTTGTGAAaagtatatcatagaaacatagacaataggtgcaggagtagaggccattcggcccttcgagccagcaccattcgccattcattgtgatcatggctgatcgtcccctatcaataacccgtgcctgccttctccccatatccctcgactccactagcccctagagctctatctaactctctcttaaatccatccagtgacttggcctccactgtgccctctgtggcagagaattccacaaactcacaactctctgggtgaaaaagttttttctcacctcagtcttaaatgacctcccctttattctaagactgtgtgtgtgtgtggcccctggttctggactggcccagCCCAACATTGGGGACGTTTTTCATGGATATCGCGgttagagatccagcacggaaacagccgaccagcgatcctcccaGCACTGGGACGGCCTCACCCGtccccgatgtagtgcagcccgtggagtgcagcagcagcacctcgccactGGCCCCGCATCCGGGCCAACTCATTGCTCACCCAGTCGGTCGACGGGATTGGTGTCggggggaatttgtcccgtatttttgcTCCTCCCGTCCATTATTTGGGAGCGGGAACGTCGGTGTGCCTGAAGGGGGCGGCacggacgtggtgggctgaagggcctctttcccccTGCCTGCAAGGTTCCGTTCCTGGCCAAATCTCTGGGAGATGGGAATTGCGTGGGCCTCTTGGATGCACTGGATGAAAATTCCTGCTTTTCCCGATGGTTCCCGCGGGAGAACAAGGACTGGGAGAGGGGGCCAGAGACTGAGGGGggggcacacacgcacactggagaacacacacacacaacaacacacacgcacacagacacaagcaaacacacaaacacacacacacacacacacacacacacacacacacacacacacacacacacacacacacacacacacacacacacacacacacacacacacacacacacacacatacacacacacacacacacgtacacatacacacacacacgtacacacacacacacacacacacacacacacacacacacacacaaaaacacacacacacacacacacacacacacacacacacacacacacacacacacacacacagacacacacacacacacacacacacacacacacacacacacacacacacacacacacacacacatgtacacacacacacacacacgtacacacacacacacacgcacacatgtacacacacatgggaGGGATCCGCTTGGAAAAATCCTGTTGGTAATCAGAATACCACccgcagagttgtgaatctgtggaattctctgccacagatggcagtggaggccgactcactggatgttttcaagagagagttagattgagctcttcgggctaacggaatcgcgggatatggggagaaggcaggaacggggggggtactgattgtggatgatcagccgtgatcgtattgaatggctcaaaggaccgaatggcctcctcctgcacctattgtctattgtctatgttaatAAAATGCCAGTTCTGTTGATGGTTTGAGATCTTGGACTGAGAGATCCGTTCTGTTATTTActggcccgtgtgggcaagtcgggccgaagggcctgtttccacactgtatcactctatgactagtgtaacatagaaacatagaaacatagaaattaggtgcaggagtagaggccattcggccccttcgagcctgcaccgccatttaatatgatcatggctgatcatccaactcagtatcctgtacctgccttctctccataccccctgatccccttagccacaagggccacatctaactccctcttaaatatagccaatgaactgtggcctcaactaccctctgtggcagagagttccagagattcaccactctctgtgtgaaaaaaattctcctcatctcggtttttaaaggatttcccccttacccttaagctgtgaccccttgtcctggacttccccaacatcgggaacaatcttcctgcatctagcctgtccaaccccttaagaattttgtaagtttctataagattcccctctcaatctcctaaattctagagagtataaaccaagtctatccagtctttcttcataagacagtcctgacatcccaggaatcagtctggtgaaccttctctgcactccctctatggcaataatgtccttcctcagatttggagaccaaaactgtacgcaatactccaggtgtggtctcaccaagaccctgtacaactgcagtagaacctccctgctcctagactcaaatccttttgcaatgaaagctaacataccattcgctttctttactgcctgctgcacctgcatgcctaccttcaatgactggtgtaccatgacacccaggtctcgctgcatctccccctttcccaatcggccaccatttagataatagtctgctttcctgtttttgccaccaaaatggataacctcacatttatccacatttatccacattatactgcactgtatcactctatgactagtgtagatttggcatgttggttggtgtgggcaagttaggcatgttggttggtgtgggcaagttgggcctatttacctgactctatgactagtgtagatggggcatgttgggcctaTTTCcctgactctatgactagtgtagatggggcatgttgggcctgtttccctgactctatgactagtgtagatggggcaagttgggcctgtttccacactgtatcactctatgactagtgtagatggggcatgttgggcctaTTTAcctgactctatgactagtgtagatgggacattgttggccggtgtgggcaagttaggcctgtttcaatactgtatcactctatgactagtgtagatggggcatgttggccggtgtgggcaagttaggtctgtttcaacactgtatcactctatgactagtgtagatggggcaggttggcccgtttgggcaagttgggcctgcgtCTCCGCTCCCGTGTATGACTCTACGAGGCGCGGCTTGCGCCGGCAGAGACGGCGTTGTGTACTCACTGCGCCCTTTCTGGACGATCTCCTGCACTAGGCCGGTGTAGTCGAGAGGCCCGCTCTCCCGGAAGGGGATGTCCACCACAGTCAGGTTCCTCAGAGCCTGCACCTCGTGGTAGAGGCCCTCCACGGCGAAGAAGCAGGGCCGGTCGTCGGTCTTCTCGTCGTTGTAGACGAACAGCACGCGCCCGTCCCAGCGGAAGCGGCGGTGGAGATGCGCCACGTAGCGGCCCAGCTTGCCGTGTGACGGGCCGCTCCGGGTCAGCAGCGGGTACTCGGGCCACCGCTGGTTGAAGCCGTAGGCCGCGGCTCCGGCCGTCACCATGGGGACCTGCCAGTGGCCGGCGAAGCGGGCGACGGGCGCGGCGGCGTAGATGCAGCCGGGCCCCACGAACACGTCCGGGTCGCTGGAGAACTTGAGCTCCATGGCGGCCAGCGGCGCGATCGACTCCGAGCAGATCCCCTGGTTGTCCTCGCAGTTGCCGAACACGTAGCGGAGGCGGTGGGCGGGCAGCAGGGACGGGTCGCGGTTGACGGCGTCTCGGGCCAGGCGGACCGCCGGACCCACCCGGCGCCAGGTCCAGGGGTAGGCCGTGTTGTTCTGGGGCAGGACGGCCGCGATGGTCAGCGGCTGGAGGGTGGCGGGGGCGGCGGGGGCGGTGGCGGGGGCGGCGGAGGCGGCGGAGGCGGCGCAGGCCGGGCGGCAGAGTCCGCACATCACTCCGGCCGCAACCGCGGCAACGGCAACGGCCCACAGCAGCGGTGGACCGGCGTGTGGGGACATCACTGGCAGCGAAGGGGtgggcaaagggggggggggggggcaggcggcAGATCAGATCATCACCAccccacacactctcacacgtctctctctcccccgtctctctctctcccctcctctctcctctctctctctcctctgtctctctctctctctctctctgtctcactctctctctctctctctctctctccccctctctctctctctctctctctctgtctctctccctctctctctctctctctctctctctctgtctctctctgtctctctctctctctctctctctctctctctctctctctctctctctctccgtctctctctctcctccctctctctctctctctctctctctctctctctctctctctctctctctctctctctctctcgtctctctctctctctctctctctctctctctctctctgtctctctctctctctgtctctgtctctctctctctctctctctctctctctctctatctctctctctatctcgctctctgtctctctctctgtctctctctatctctctctcctctctctctctctctctctctctctctctctctctct
This region includes:
- the LOC129694808 gene encoding RNA-binding protein 25-like, producing the protein RERERERERERERERERERERERERERERERERERERERGRRERGREGEGERERERERERERERERERERERERERQRQRERETERERERERERERREREREREREREREREREREREERERRRERERERERERERERETERDRERERERERGRETEREREVCGVVMI
- the LOC129694809 gene encoding atrial natriuretic peptide receptor 1-like, whose amino-acid sequence is MCGLCRPACAASAASAAPATAPAAPATLQPLTIAAVLPQNNTAYPWTWRRVGPAVRLARDAVNRDPSLLPAHRLRYVFGNCEDNQGICSESIAPLAAMELKFSSDPDVFVGPGCIYAAAPVARFAGHWQVPMVTAGAAAYGFNQRWPEYPLLTRSGPSHGKLGRYVAHLHRRFRWDGRVLFVYNDEKTDDRPCFFAVEGLYHEVQALRNLTVVDIPFRESGPLDYTGLVQEIVQKGRIVYVCCSPGTFRNLMLSARRAGMTSGEFAFFHIDVFGESLRGGPPFPLPWRRGDQYDSEAKEAYAAVLIITYREPVNPEYGRFVQDLKRCAAEFFNFTIEDTLVSHRMMQQALRPI